A window of Helicobacter pylori genomic DNA:
TTGCGTGGTGCGAGTGGCGACAATACCGGTCGCTGTCGCAATAATTAAAGCAGGGATTTGCCCCACAAGCCCATCGCCAATGGTTAGGATAGTGAAGGTGCTAGCACTAAAGCTTAAGCTCATATCCCTTTGAAACACGCCCACTAAAAACCCTCCAATAATATTAATAAGCGTGATGATAATAGAAGCGATCGCATCGCCCTTGACAAATTTAGATGCACCATCCATTGCGCCATAAAAATCCGCTTCTTGGCTTAATGCGGCGCGTCGTTTTTTGGCTTCCTTATCATCAATCAGCCCTGAATTCAAGTCCGCATCAATCGCCATTTGCTTTCCTGGCATAGCGTCTAGGGCAAATCTCGCTCTCACTTCAGTAACCCTAGTAGAACCATTAGTTACCACCAATAAATTCACTAGCACTAAAATACTAAAAATGATAGCGCCAATCACATAATTCCCGCTCACGCTAAATTCCCCAAACGCTGTGATAATATCGCTCACCGCGCTAGGCCCTTTATAACCTTGCGTTAAAATCATTCTAGTCGTGGCGACATTTAAAGCCAAGCGGTACAAGGTTACAATGAGGAGCAAAGTAGGGAAGGCGCTAAAATCAGTAGGCTTGTCAATATAAAGCCCAATTAAAATGATTAGCACCGATAGCGCAATAGAAATCGTGAGTAAAAAATCCAACACAAAAGGCGGTAACGGCACGATAATGATCGCTAAAATAGCTATCACAAAGACCACAAGGGCTAAGTCTTTGGATTGCAAGAAGCGTTTAAAGACAGGGAAAGTCTTTTTAAAAGCTAATTTGGAGCGTTCGTTTGCCATAATCTAAAATCAATGCCTTATTTGGTAAGTGTGTTTGTCTTTTAGGCTTATTATAATATAAAGTTTAAAAGGATTTGCACAAAAAACTCATTTTACGCTATAATCACCATTTTTAAATTTAACATACCAATTAGGAGGTCGTTATGGCTTTGAATCTGGAGAAAAAACAAGAAATCATTAAGGCGTTTGCCACTAAAGAAAACGATACGGGTTCTTGTGAAGTGCAAGTGGCGTTATTGAATGAAAGGATCAAGCTTTTAACCGAGCATTTAAAAGCTAACCCTAAAGATCATTCCAGTCGTTTAGGGCTTTTGAAATTAGTCGCTCAAAGACGCAATTTGTTAAAATACATCAAACGCACCGATCATGCGCGTTATGTGGTTTTGATTGAAAAGCTAGGCATTAAAGACAGATAGTTTTTAAGTTTTTGTCGGTTTATAGGATATTTCAAATCATGGCGAATCTGTGTTGAAAGAGCGTTTGAAAGCTTTCTTCAATGCAGACTCTGTCTTCACTCTCATTTTTGCCCTTTTTTTTCTCACTTCATTTAAAAAACCTTTAACGCAAGTCTTATTGATTGTTTTAATGGTTTTTTTGTTTTTAAGGTGTTATTTCCAAGCGTCTTTGAAAGAGACTTTTAAAATCAACCACCTGAAATCAATGCCCTTTAAATGGCTCACTCTGGCTTTTTTGGGCGTGTTTTTAAGCATTTTCCCTAACATGTTTAACATGTATGATAGCCAAACTTTCCGTTACAATTTATTTGCTTTAAACATGTCCTTAACTTATGCTTGCGGGGCGTTATGCTTGCTTTTTGCGAGCCGTTTAAGAATCAAATTAAACCAAAAAGTCCTTTTTTATAGCATGGCTGTTGCAAATTTTATCAACGGCTTGCTTTCATTGGTGCAAAAAATCTGTTTTAACATGCCCAGAGCGCAAGGGTTTAGCACGGTTAAAGAGTATGTGGTCTTAGTGAGCGTGTCCGTTTTAGGCTGTTATATTTATGCACTTTATTCGTGCAATCAAAAAGAAAAACTTTTTTTCACCCTTTCTGTTTTTGTAGGGTTTTTAGTCGTTATTTTAAGCTCTACAAGGAGCGCTACAATCGCTTTTGTGATTACTTTTTTGATCCTTTCTTGTTTTATTCTATACGCCAAAAAATCGCTCAAGCCATTAGCTTACATGGTGGTTGTGAGTTTTGTTTTGAGCGCTTTGTATATGGGGAATAACGCTTTAGAAAAAAGGGGGGCAATAGAGCAATCTAGGGTTCAAAATCAAAGCTTTGAAGCGGATTTGAAACGCTACGCTAAAAAGGACGCTGATAGCAGTATCGGGTGGCGTTTGGAGCGCTGGAAAGAAGCCCTAACGGTTTTGCGTTTAAGGCCTTTTTTTGGCATGGCCGCTAGCGAGAAATGCCAAAGATTAAAAGAGATTTTATCTCTGTCGCAGTCTTATAGGGCAAAAGATTTGATTCTTTGTTATGAAAGGTATGACAATCAAATCATTCATGTTTTAGCCACTAGGGGGATCATAGGCTTTTTAATCTGGCTCTTTTTTTTATTAGCGGTTGTAAAGATTTTTTGGAGCGGGGTGAAACAAAACTCTTTAATATCGTTTTTTATATTAACGACACTCGCTTTTTACCTCATTTTTGGCATTGGGTTTGACCCCTTTGACTTCTTCATTACGGGAAGTTTTTTTGTAGGAATGATCATGATGGCTGTTTTTTTAAAAAGGGATAAAAACGCTTTTTACCATCAAAAAATTTAACGCTAGTCAAGCGGTAGTTTCTTAACAATGCGGTCTTAGGGGGATTTAAGGGGTAAGGTAAAAACTTATGCTATAATGCTCAAACATTGCGTATTAAACAAGGAGAAATAATGAAAATTTTAGTGATTCAAGGGCCTAATTTAAACATGTTAGGACACAGAGACCCAAGACTTTATGGCATGGTAACTTTAGATCAAATCCATGAAATCATGCAAACTTTCGTGAAACAAGGCAATTTAGATGTGGAATTAGAGTTTTTTCAAACCAATTTTGAGGGCGAAATCATTGACAAGATCCAAGAGAGCGTGGGCAGCGATTATGAAGGGATTATCATTAACCCAGGAGCGTTTTCGCACACTTCTATTGCGATTGCAGATGCGATCATGTTGGCGGGCAAACCTGTCATTGAAGTGCATTTGACTAACATTCAAGCTAGAGAAGAATTCAGGAAAAATTCTTACACCGGGGCGGCTTGTGGAGGCGTGATCATGGGATTTGGCCCGCTTGGTTACAACATGGCTTTAATGGCGATGGTCAATATTTTAGCTGAGATGAAAGCTTTCCAAGAAGCCCAACAAAACAATCCTAATAACCCGATCAACAACCAAAAATAAAAGGGGGTTATCAATGAGAGAATTAGAGAGAGAATCGCATTTCACGCTTGATGAAAATGCGATGTTTTTTGAGTGCGCTTATAGTTGCGATAACGCTTTGTTTTTGCAATTGGACGATCGCTCGTTTTTTATCACTGATTCTCGCTACACTCAAGAAGCTAGAGAAAGCGTTCAGCCTAAAAATGGCGTTTTAGCGGAAGTGATAGAGTCTAGCGATTTAGTGCAAAGCGCGATTGATTTGATTGTCAAAAGTTCTGTTAAAAAGCTCTTTTTTGATCCTAATCAAGTGAATTTACAAACCTATAAGCGTTTGGATTCAGCGATTGGCGCTAAGACTACCTTAGAGGGCGTGCCTAGTTACCACCGCAAAAAACGCATCATCAAAAACGAGCATGAGATTAAACTCCTCAAAAAATCTCAAGCCTTGAATGTTGAAGCTTTTGAAAATTTTGCCGAGTATGTGAAGAAGATTTTTGATGAAAAAGAGTCCTTGAGCGAGCGGTATTTGCAGCATAAAGTTAAAGACTTTTTGACGAAAGAAGGGGTTTATGATTTGAGTTTTGAACCCATTTTAGCCTTGAATGCGAATGCGAGCAAACCTCATGCCTTGCCTAGCGCTAAGGATTTTTTAAAAGCGGAGCATAGCATTCTTTTGGATATGGGGATCAAATACGAGCGTTATTGCTCTGATAGGACTCGCACAGCTTTTTTTGACCCAAAAGACTTTGTGTTCAAAAGGGAGCAAAGTTTTAAGGATAAAGAGCGTCAAAAGATTTATGATATTGTCAAAGAAGCGCAAGAAAAGGCTATTTCAGGCATTAGAGCGGGCATGACCGGTAAAGAAGCGGACGGCTTGGCTAGGGGGGTGATTAGCGAGTATGGTTATGGGCAGTATTTCACTCACAGCACTGGGCATGGCATTGGTTTAGACATTCATGAGCTCCCTTATATTTCATCGCGCAGTGAAACCATTTTAGAAGAAGGCATGGTGTTTTCTGTGGAGCCTGGGATTTATATCCCTGGATTTTTTGGGGTGCGCATTGAAGATTTAGTGGTGATTAAAAATTCTAGGGCTGAGCTTTTGTGATGCGAGAGATCCTGACTAGCCGCTTTTTCCCTAGCCTTTTTAAAAAAAGGCTTGATTTTTCTAACAGAGTGGTTTTAGGGTTGGGATCTAATCTTAAAAATCCTTTAAAAATATTAAAAAATTGTTTTTTATATTTTAAAAATCATAGCAAAATCGGGAAAATTTTTTCTTCGCCCGTTTATGTGAATCCGCCCTTTGGCTATGTTAAGCAACCTGATTTTTATAACGCTACGATTATCCTTAGGACATGTTTAAATTTGCGAGAGTTTTTTGCTTTGGTTTTTTATATAGAGAGGCGTTTTGGCCGTGCAAGGAAGCGCGATTTTAAAGACGCTCCAAGAACTTTGGATATTGATATTATCGCTTTCAATCAAGTCGTTTTAAGACAAAATGATTTGACTTTACCTCATCCTAAATGGAGTGAAAGGGATTCGGTGTTAGTGCCTTTAACTTTGCAACAAATGCTTTTTAAAAAAGGGGAGTGGTGAAATTCTATACCTATAGTGGGGAGACGGCCGCTGAGGCTTTAAAGATCGCTCAAAGCCACCATGGGGTGGATACGCTAGTGTTTAAAACCCAAGAAATCCGTAAAAAAACGCTCACTTCTTCTGGGCTTTATGAAATCGTTGTGGCGGTTGAAGAAGAAGGAAACAAGCCCCCTAAAGCCCCCCTTATCCCGGAGAGTTTGTATGATGAAGAATTGAGTGAAGAAGATGTGGTGATGCAACTTTCAAACACTGTGGAAGAAATGCGCAAACTCGCCGGGGTTTCATCCAGTCAGCGCCATTATACTTTTTCAAAAAATAAGACTCCTTTAGAAAAAGACGCCCCGTTAGAAGATGCGCCTTTAGAGGCCAGTAAGCAAGACGCTTTATTGCAAGCCTTAAAAGATGAAGCCGACTATAAAAAAGAAAGAAAAGAAAAAGAGATTAAACAAGAAGAAGAAATTAAAGACATTAATTTGCAATTAAGCAAAATTAGAGACAGCCTGAAACTCATTCAAAACATGTTTTGGGATGAGAAAAACCCAAACTCTGTCAATATCCCTCAAGAATTTGCCGAAATTTACAAACTGGCCAAACAAAGCGGGATGAAACCCAGCCATTTAGATGAAATCATGCAATTAAGCCTGGAATTGATGCCTTTACGCATGAGGGAAAATTCCGTAACGATCAAGCGCTATTTTAGAGAAGTGTTGCGTAAAATGATCTTGTGCCGCCCTGAAGATTTGAATCTAAGGCAAAAACGCATTTTAATGCTTGTAGGGCCAACAGGCGTGGGGAAAACGACAACTCTAGCCAAACTAGCTGCACGCTATTCTAGGATGCTGGCTAAAAAATACAAGGTGGGCATTATCACTTTGGATAATTATCGCATTGGGGCTTTGGAGCAATTAAGTTGGTATGCTAATAAAATGAAAATGAGTATAGAAGCCGTGATTGATGCAAAAGATTTTGCTAAAGAAATTGAAGCGTTGGAATATTGCGATTTTATTTTAGTGGATACGACAGGGCATTCGCAATACGATAAGGAAAAAATCGCTGGGTTGAAGGAATTTATAGATGGGGGTTATAATATTGATGTGTCTTTAGTGCTTTCTGTAACCACGAAATACGAAGACATGAAAGATATTTATGATTCTTTTGGGGTGTTAGGGATTGACACTTTAATTTTTACTAAATTAGATGAGAGCAGGGGGTTAGGGAATTTGTTTTCTTTAGTTCATGAGAGCCAAAAGCCTATCAGTTATCTTTCTATCGGGCAAGAAGTGCCTATGGATTTGAAAGTGGCGACTAATGAATATTTAGTGGATTGCATGCTAGATGGCTTTAATAACCCTAATAAGGAACAAGCATGAACAATCAAGCGAGCCGCTTAGATAATTTGATGAACGCTAAAAACCCTAAAAGTTTTTTTGAAAATAAGGGGAATACTAAATTCATCGCTATCACAAGCGGTAAGGGAGGCGTGGGAAAATCCAATATTAGCGCTAATTTAGCTTATTCTTTATACAAAAAAGGTTATAAGGTGGGGGTGTTTGATGCGGATATTGGTTTGGCGAATTTAGATGTCATTTTTGGGGTGAAAACCCATAAAAATATTTTGCATGCCCTAAAAGGTGAAGCCAAATTGCAAGAAATTATTTGTGAAATTGAACCCGGGCTTTGCTTAATCCCTGGGGATAGCGGCGAAGAAATTTTAAAATACATCAGCGGTGCAGAAGCTTTGGATCAGTTCGTAGATGAAGAGGGGGTTTTAAGCTCTTTGGATTATATTGTGGTTGATACGGGTGCGGGGATTGGAGCCACGACTCAAGCGTTTTTGAATGCGAGCGATTGCGTGGTCATTATCACCACGCCAGATCCTTCAGCGATTACAGATGCGTATGCATGCATTAAAATCAACTCCAAAAATAAAGATGAATTGTTTCTTATCGCTAACATGGTAGCCCAACCCAAAGAAGGCAGGGCGACTTATGAAAGGCTATTTAAGGTGGCTAAAAACAATATCGCTTCATTAGAATTGCACTACTTAGGGGCGATTGAAAACAGCTCCTTATTGAAACGCTATGTGAGAGAGCGAAAGATTTTGAGAAAAATAGCCCCTAATGATTTGTTTTCGCAATC
This region includes:
- the rpsO gene encoding 30S ribosomal protein S15 — encoded protein: MALNLEKKQEIIKAFATKENDTGSCEVQVALLNERIKLLTEHLKANPKDHSSRLGLLKLVAQRRNLLKYIKRTDHARYVVLIEKLGIKDR
- a CDS encoding O-antigen ligase family protein; this translates as MLKERLKAFFNADSVFTLIFALFFLTSFKKPLTQVLLIVLMVFLFLRCYFQASLKETFKINHLKSMPFKWLTLAFLGVFLSIFPNMFNMYDSQTFRYNLFALNMSLTYACGALCLLFASRLRIKLNQKVLFYSMAVANFINGLLSLVQKICFNMPRAQGFSTVKEYVVLVSVSVLGCYIYALYSCNQKEKLFFTLSVFVGFLVVILSSTRSATIAFVITFLILSCFILYAKKSLKPLAYMVVVSFVLSALYMGNNALEKRGAIEQSRVQNQSFEADLKRYAKKDADSSIGWRLERWKEALTVLRLRPFFGMAASEKCQRLKEILSLSQSYRAKDLILCYERYDNQIIHVLATRGIIGFLIWLFFLLAVVKIFWSGVKQNSLISFFILTTLAFYLIFGIGFDPFDFFITGSFFVGMIMMAVFLKRDKNAFYHQKI
- the aroQ gene encoding type II 3-dehydroquinate dehydratase → MKILVIQGPNLNMLGHRDPRLYGMVTLDQIHEIMQTFVKQGNLDVELEFFQTNFEGEIIDKIQESVGSDYEGIIINPGAFSHTSIAIADAIMLAGKPVIEVHLTNIQAREEFRKNSYTGAACGGVIMGFGPLGYNMALMAMVNILAEMKAFQEAQQNNPNNPINNQK
- a CDS encoding aminopeptidase, with translation MRELERESHFTLDENAMFFECAYSCDNALFLQLDDRSFFITDSRYTQEARESVQPKNGVLAEVIESSDLVQSAIDLIVKSSVKKLFFDPNQVNLQTYKRLDSAIGAKTTLEGVPSYHRKKRIIKNEHEIKLLKKSQALNVEAFENFAEYVKKIFDEKESLSERYLQHKVKDFLTKEGVYDLSFEPILALNANASKPHALPSAKDFLKAEHSILLDMGIKYERYCSDRTRTAFFDPKDFVFKREQSFKDKERQKIYDIVKEAQEKAISGIRAGMTGKEADGLARGVISEYGYGQYFTHSTGHGIGLDIHELPYISSRSETILEEGMVFSVEPGIYIPGFFGVRIEDLVVIKNSRAELL
- the folK gene encoding 2-amino-4-hydroxy-6-hydroxymethyldihydropteridine diphosphokinase; the encoded protein is MREILTSRFFPSLFKKRLDFSNRVVLGLGSNLKNPLKILKNCFLYFKNHSKIGKIFSSPVYVNPPFGYVKQPDFYNATIILRTCLNLREFFALVFYIERRFGRARKRDFKDAPRTLDIDIIAFNQVVLRQNDLTLPHPKWSERDSVLVPLTLQQMLFKKGEW
- the flhF gene encoding flagellar biosynthesis protein FlhF gives rise to the protein MKFYTYSGETAAEALKIAQSHHGVDTLVFKTQEIRKKTLTSSGLYEIVVAVEEEGNKPPKAPLIPESLYDEELSEEDVVMQLSNTVEEMRKLAGVSSSQRHYTFSKNKTPLEKDAPLEDAPLEASKQDALLQALKDEADYKKERKEKEIKQEEEIKDINLQLSKIRDSLKLIQNMFWDEKNPNSVNIPQEFAEIYKLAKQSGMKPSHLDEIMQLSLELMPLRMRENSVTIKRYFREVLRKMILCRPEDLNLRQKRILMLVGPTGVGKTTTLAKLAARYSRMLAKKYKVGIITLDNYRIGALEQLSWYANKMKMSIEAVIDAKDFAKEIEALEYCDFILVDTTGHSQYDKEKIAGLKEFIDGGYNIDVSLVLSVTTKYEDMKDIYDSFGVLGIDTLIFTKLDESRGLGNLFSLVHESQKPISYLSIGQEVPMDLKVATNEYLVDCMLDGFNNPNKEQA
- the ylxH gene encoding flagellum site-determining protein YlxH, with amino-acid sequence MNNQASRLDNLMNAKNPKSFFENKGNTKFIAITSGKGGVGKSNISANLAYSLYKKGYKVGVFDADIGLANLDVIFGVKTHKNILHALKGEAKLQEIICEIEPGLCLIPGDSGEEILKYISGAEALDQFVDEEGVLSSLDYIVVDTGAGIGATTQAFLNASDCVVIITTPDPSAITDAYACIKINSKNKDELFLIANMVAQPKEGRATYERLFKVAKNNIASLELHYLGAIENSSLLKRYVRERKILRKIAPNDLFSQSIDQIASLLVSKLETGALEIPKEGLKSFFKRLLKYLG